The following is a genomic window from Malus sylvestris chromosome 12, drMalSylv7.2, whole genome shotgun sequence.
aaaggcatcccaaaataatgcatcaaatcaGGCAggggtatttttatcattttaatagtatttttttaataattaattttttgtgttttttttaattagcccctcacaataggctaagaataatgtgattcaatttttatattttaaaacaagtttaaaacatcttaagaggcgtgtaatgctggttataaaaaatgttggaaaatgtgaatagtgattttggtgtcaccaagcttcaacaaaaatatttggacaaaaatacccctaagacaaaaaaaacttcaaaggcatcccaaaataatgcatcaaataaagtaagggcattttcatcattttaataatttttttttaataataaattttttgtggttttttttaagtagtacctcacaatagcctagaaataatgtgattcaatttctctatttttaaacatgttcaaaacatcttaaaaggCGTATAATGCCGGTTATTAAAAAAGTCATTCGCATGCGGAACAAAAATGCTcccaagataaaaaaaaacttcaaaagcatcccaaaataatgcaccaaataatacaggggcatttttgtaattttaacagtattttttaataattatttttttgtggttttattttattttatttttttaaattagtaccTCAaaataagctagcaataatgtgattcaatttctctatttttaaatacgtttaaaatatcttaagaggcgtgtaatgccggttataaaaaaaaagttatttgcatgaggataataatgtgattaaattagttgtcaaatgattgttgttttttaacaaaagatattatctacactaaggatgatgaagatgggcttagcctcacaatgggctagcaataatgtgattcaataagttgtttattaaatattattttttatatttttaaacacattcaaaacatcttaagaggcatgtaatgcctgttataaaaaatgtatttcgcacgcggataataatgtgattaaattagttgtcaaatgattgtttttttttaacaaacgatattatctacactaaggggaagtGAGGTGGGTTTAGCcttacaatgagctagcaataatgtgattcaatcaattttattaaatattattttctctattcttaatgtaaattctatagagcgatttgattatgtgaattcaaccgctttaattagtttatgagcggtttcttctagcataatataagattattcatttacttcaaatatttgactttccttttgtcaatttacccatataaatacatttaaaacgtgtaaatcACGCGTAGCACGCCgtaattcaaaaaatgtcttctgCACGTGCGTGAGTgtgtgcatgaaggctagtctATATATAAAGAGAACACAAAGGGTAAATAGTGTTTTTGGTGTCACCAAGCTTCAATAAAAATATTTGGTCAAAATTTCCCCCAAGACAAAAAAACTTTAAATGCATCCCAAAATAATTCATCAAATAACACAAATGCATTTTCGTCATCTTAATAGTGtttgtttttaataattaatttgtgCTTTTCTTTAATTAGTGCTTAACAACAGGCGAGCAATAATGttattcaatttctctatttttaaacatgttcaaaacatcttaagaggcatgtaatgccggttataaaaaaatgtctttcgcacacgaataataatgtgattaaattaattgtcaaatgattttttttaaacaaacaatattatctacactaaggggggaGGGAGGTGGGTTTAACCTCACAatatgctagcaataatgtgattaaatcagttgtttattaaatattattttctctatttttagaaacgttcaaaacatcttaagaggcgtgtaatgccggttataaaaaaatatttcttttttttttatagaataaaaaaggtatttcacatgcggataataatgtgattaaattagttttcaaatgattgttttttttttttttaataaacgatattatctacactaaagtgaatagtggacttagcctcacaatgagttagcaataatgtgattcaatcaattgtttattaaatattattttctctattcttaatataaattctataaaaaccgattttattatgtgaattcagctgctttaattggtttatgaggggtttcttctagcatgatcgaatattattcatttaattcaaatatttgacttttcttttgtcaatttacgcatataaatacatttaaaataggTGTGGGCACGAGCCAGGCTAGGCCCAATTTAGAAGGGACCGGACCGGACCTAGGTTCAAAGGAAACGGGCCGAGTCGGGCTGGGTCCACGGGtcccatttttttttggtttgaaaaaaaaaaactgcacagattgcaaAAAACAATACATCCAAAATGATTCCATCCAAGTTCATAGATTAACAATACatccaaaataataatattacatCGTCCAACATCTAAAAATCAAATCAACATACAAAATATCCGAAAGTCCAAGACATCTGCAATAAATTCCAAATTAACATCCAAAACCACATCCAACGTTCCAGTTCCAACAACAATCCTCATTGAATCTGCAAGCAAAAATAGAATAAACATGACATTTTAACGTCCAACATCATATTATCCTCAAGAATCTGGCGCCAACCTTTCCAATCCCAAAACTGTGTGACTGCGAACTACAACACCATACAGAAAATCTTACATTTCAGATTcaatgaaataaaaacaaaccaacACAGCTAGAACATAAACAAGCCACTGGAACTTTTTTAACATTCATTATTTACTTCTTATCTTTATCTTCTTATGATGAACTGGatctttaattatttaaatctcAACTGTACTAAAATAGATACCAAGCCTAACCCTATTGATCACCAAGAGCCATAGAAAACAACGCTCTATGTTGGCCAAAAAAGAAGATCCTTCCCAAGTTGCTATACCTCAAAAAAGCACAAATAATATCATTACTCCTGCAATCCATaccaaaaccaagacaaaaatGATCGAACGAACACACAAACCACCAAGaatgaaaaaggaaacaaatcacttaatcacacacacacacacacacacaaggaCAGGACCAAAGAACAAACCATAAAACCTTAAACTTTCTAAGCATAGaccagaaaaacaaaattaaagaacaaaaccAGATAGCAACAACAAAATCCAAATATAGCAGTGATGTTGAAACTAAAGAATATGGCAAATTGAGAACCATctgcatatatataattggtaccataccacacacacacacacacacacaaagactGGTCCATCTATAATACGACACTAACAAAATCCAATGATAATTAACTCAACCATTACACAACAACTGATCCCAAGTGAGAACcatctgtatatatataattggtacCATACTACCATTAAAGTAGAACACAGTTCCCGCAAATTCATCAGCAATACATGAGTTTGTATGAACGTAATTGTGACAATAAAAATTTATGAAAACACTGTTAACCTTAATATGAACCTTTAGAGTAAAAGTTTAGTACAAATTCTGCTTCTTCTGCAGGTACGAAAATTCAACTCAATTAAGTATTAACTCTGAAAACACCTAATAAACAAGctaaaaaaattcagaaaatcCACCAAATCAACAAGAACAAACATGAACATCCCAATAGATCAAAGTTCAAActagaaagttacaaacatcaGAGGTTAAAAaacctataaaaaaattaaaataaaaaaaaaaggttaaagaATTCACCTGAACTGGCGACGGTGGAGTGTTGGTGATCGCAAGTCGCAACGGCGGTGATGTCGTCGAGGAGAACAATCGAGAAGAAGATCAGCAGTGGTGGTCGTCAGGTCCCTGACTCACGACGACGGTGATGTCGGGGGTGGGCAAGGAGATGACTGACGGGGAGTGATGGAGTGTGGGTGGTGGAACCGTGGAAGGGAAAGGCTCAGGGAAGGGGACGAGGTCATTAGAGACAGAGAGGTCGAGGGTCGAGAGAGACTCGATCAGATTCAGAGATACTAGGGTAAAAACCAACGATCATGATTGGAAGGTATGTTTATTTTCAATCTGGGCCGTCCATTTCAATTACAAACAGGCCGGTCTGGGGCCCCTTTTTCTATACATCTGGAACCGGCCCGCCCCACCCATGTCATTGCCCCAGCCCGCCCTGCCCCGTTTCCCCTATTAAAAAACAGGAATCGGCATGTACCTACCCCGACCCGCGGTTcctgtacccgtttgcccacccctaatttaaAATGTGTAAATCACGTGTAACATTTCGTGATTCAAAAAATCTCTTCTGCACACATGTTAACACGTGCATAAAGACTAGTAGTAATTAATGCGAGGAGCCCTTCCTTTCTAACTCCCTTGATTATGAACTCCTAGCAAATTTTGCTTCCCTAAGAGCAAGAGCGTGACTGGAGATGAGATTTTCTAAATTCCTCCTAAATTAAGCTCATTTAGGGAACACATTGGATATGCTTTGATCATAATACATTGTGACTCGCCACTCAGTACTATAATCtaatgatattcatcttcacttaaaAGTGAGAGACATTAGATTCAAATCTCGTAGATAAtaaattcgatatcaaattaaattACCCATTGTCAAGTTTAACCAAACTCCCCCTTCTCTTAGTGTAAAAACACCTATGTACTTcaaaaaaaccataaaaaataGTAGTACATTGCGACTCTTAACTGCATTGGATAATAAGGGTTCCAACCCGCAAACTGGCTATTCTATCATAAATATGCTCGTCGGACCAACGGCAAACTGGCTATACAACCAGGAGTCACAAAACCAACTAATCACAACAAAGCAAAAGCAACCAAATCATAACAAGCAGTAATATAACCAAATGACCCTAACATGATCAGAGCGAAGCATAGCGGAAAAGTAACAAAAATATTACACTGCCCAGTGCACGTTATAGAAAATCTCCAACCAGATCAAATGGAGGAATAACAAATCAAAACTTGCTTGTTCAATAAACTCATTTCCCATAAACTTCTCATCCATGACTAAAAGTAAACAAAAGGCACAGATAAACACCACAGCAAAATAGACTAACAAAAGCAATGTCTTATAGGAGTTTAAAGCAATAAACTAAATCACTGGGCAACCCCGAGCCACTTTGTGAAGTTGTCGAACTCGGTGTAATCGCTGTCAGAGATCATGGTTTTGTACCAAGCCTTTCCAGCTGCCTTGATGGCGGTAGCCTCCTCctgtacaaaataaaattcaacAAGTATATTAGCACACAAGCCTACAATCGTATACAAGTAAACAAGACTCCCACAAGTATTAGACAAAATAAACAGATATTCTACGTTAGCATACATGATCAAACAAAATCTTGGTATATGTAAACTTCACATGAACAAACATTGCTTTTACGAAATAGGATTCACATAAGAGcgacaaaaacacaaaacattgCTTTTACAGTAGCACGCTTAAACATCTTTACAACACAATTACATGTACTATTTAAAGTAGAATTAGCTTTTTAACGTTATCACATTTCAAGTATAATTAGACACCAGATAACAACAATTACTAATGCAGGCACATCATTTTGCAATCAAATCATCCTGTAAAATCCTCTAAAACACAAAACTGAGTGAACCAATCAATCATATTTAATAATTATCCTCACAACGAAACCAACAATTATGTTTAACAATCATATTTCATAAAGAACAACATATCATCAAAAGCAATTCAAATGGAAACAAGCTGGATCGATTACCTTAGTAATGGGCTTTCTTTTCTTGTCAAGCTtctccttcttagccttcacgcGCTGCTCCTCAGCCAAAAGAGACATTCTCCTTGCGGTTTTAGCATAAGGATTCAACTTTAGCATAGTGTTCAGGTTTTTGAGAGGGTTCTTTTTCATCGGAGCCCTCTTGGCATCCTTCTTGATAGGCCTGACGACTGACTGAACCTCATCAGAATTTATGATCCTAGCCAAGTCAGCATTCAACATCTTCGACCTCGGCAGCACgtatcccttcttcttctccgagagCTTGTCAAACGACCCGTAAATCGAGTCGAGCTTCTCGAAAGCGGACTTGGTCCAGATCACAAACCGACCCAAATGCCCACCAGGAGCGAGCTTCAGCAGGTTGAGCCTCTCCACATTGATAATCTCGACACCAGGAAGGTTCCTGAAGGCCTTCACCAGCTTAGCCCCTTCAGTTCCGTACACAATCAGAGGTCCCTTGCGGTTGATGTACCTCCTGTTCCTCATCTTACCCTTTCCAGGGCGAATCGCGTGGCTGTCCTTTGCCTTCTCGGCGTCGGCGTAAGCCCCAATCTGCTTCAGAAGCTTCAGAGCAGCCGAAGTCTTCTCCACGCCCTCAGCCGAGTCGCTGACAACAAGAGGAAGCTCCGGAACGGTCTCGATTTTGTGACCGCGGGCCATGACCAGAGAGGGAACGGCAGAAGCCGCAATCGCCGAAACGATGGCGTATCGCTTCTGGTTCACGTTGATCCTTCGGTGCCAGCGGCGCCAGATCTTGGTAGGAGCGAACATGCGCCCGCCACGGCACATGTTTCCGAAGGCTCCCTGCCCGGCGCGGTGGGTCCCGCCACCGGGAACACGAGGGATACGCGAGACGGCACGTCCAGTTCCCCAGGACTCGGCTGAGGTCTGGTGACCGGCCTTCTTGGAAACCGCGTAGGGCTGGCGGCTGTTGTTCGACATTTGGGAGTGGACGGCTGTGACGACGTCGGGGCGGATCGGCACCTTCATGACGTCGGGTAAGGCGACGGTCTGGCACTGATCGGTGGCCATGTCGCCGTCAAGGGTTTGGACAGTGACGAGGGGGCGAGCGGCGGCGGCCATTTCTAAGAGTGGGTGGAGTGTGAGAGATGCGGtgtgagggtttagggttgtgACAAATGAGTTTAAACTTGATTTTATACCTAAAATGTTTTGGGCCGTAGGGTTTTTTCAGGGTTGGAcgcccctttttctttttttttttcttttttgttctaaTTTTTTGGTAATTTCGAAAATAAAATGAAGGTAATTTGAATTTCTTACATATGTTTTTGGGTCAATAAATTATATTCTTACATTCAATTCTGTATTCTTCTTATTTTGTGAAATGCTAAAAAATTGTTGAATATTatcaatttttgttaaaaaaataaataattttctttgaaGTTATAGCATGTAATGGGCCAGATCAGGTAGGCTGGAGCAGTTGGGCCTCATAATGTTTGTGGGCCTTGTGACACTATGATAGGaaaatgagaaaattgtagcaatggttaatcaactaaaaattcaaaaccattggtcccttaactcaaaAAAATGTATAGCTATGGTCCTTTTCGTCAATTTCACTAAAACTGCCATTAAAAGAAGTCACGCGCCATGCACGTGAAGTCAGAATTAAGGGGCAAATATGGGAAACTAATTGTTgaaatggtccttcaactttaatATAATTGaagaaatggtccctcaacctTAATCCAATTGCAGCAATGGTTTtacaactttaactcaattgtagcaatgattctTCCAACATGACTCGTTTTGACGAAAGTGCTGACGAAACTGACGAAATTGATCATGACTGCACATT
Proteins encoded in this region:
- the LOC126593202 gene encoding 60S ribosomal protein L4-like gives rise to the protein MAAAARPLVTVQTLDGDMATDQCQTVALPDVMKVPIRPDVVTAVHSQMSNNSRQPYAVSKKAGHQTSAESWGTGRAVSRIPRVPGGGTHRAGQGAFGNMCRGGRMFAPTKIWRRWHRRINVNQKRYAIVSAIAASAVPSLVMARGHKIETVPELPLVVSDSAEGVEKTSAALKLLKQIGAYADAEKAKDSHAIRPGKGKMRNRRYINRKGPLIVYGTEGAKLVKAFRNLPGVEIINVERLNLLKLAPGGHLGRFVIWTKSAFEKLDSIYGSFDKLSEKKKGYVLPRSKMLNADLARIINSDEVQSVVRPIKKDAKRAPMKKNPLKNLNTMLKLNPYAKTARRMSLLAEEQRVKAKKEKLDKKRKPITKEEATAIKAAGKAWYKTMISDSDYTEFDNFTKWLGVAQ